The nucleotide window GGTTCAAACTCTCGATCTTAGCGTCATCCATCTTTAGTCCAGAAATAAACAACTGAGTTATTACTCCATGGTTGCCATTAACAATACGATGTCCACAATAGTGCTTGAGCTTCGGACATTGGTGTGTTTTGAATAGATTTATCTGTGGTGTGTTTTTAATAGATTTGTCTGGTTCAATTTATTTTGCACTCATAAATAGGATGGCCAGAATGTCTATAGAACACCCGTTCAAGTTACTACTTGTCAAATTGGGCTTGCCATccaatttcttttgtagcaaatgtcatataattttgacctatttttttaatcctctattttttgaaactgtaaaattatacaatcaaaatattagcattatatgACGTAGATGGACTTTTTAATGtctatgtttttgtttgaaacaataacataatcATGAACAATAACATTACGCGAGCAAAACGAGACAACTTCTGGTCTCCCTTTTCGTTGGCCATTTTGGACGGAATGTGACTGAGTATTGTGCGTCTCgatgaggggagtctaacgaCGATAGTGATGTAACGAACCGTCGATATTTTCCAATGAATTATATATAGCGAGGATAGTGATGTAATTGACATTTTCATGGGTACTTatgtgtccatgtgttttttgagtggacctagatgtccaaaagTCTTCTTAAAAGTACCAGTCTGAAatgtttctaataaaaaaagggTCAGTGATTGGTTGTTTTCAGCCAACCCAACAAACTAGGAAACTGGGTCTGCAGTGATAAACGAAGttattgaacaagcttgagatttttttttgactggGAAAGCCCTAGTCCAATGGTTATTTTATGATCTCTGAGCCAGTTTTAAATTAGACCGGATTATCACAGCTCGAACTATGATGATAGGCGTTTTAGATCAGGTCGATACTCGTGCGGTGGGTAaatgcttaaaaaaaataaatataaaagttTGAGAAAAGGACATATCTGATTATCTGCAATGAGTGGAGCCCAATCTATTTTAGGTTCCGTTTATTTATTAGTAAGTAGGGCTAGAACTTGGAGAAGCCCAGTTAGACCTGGCTCGTCCGCAAAGACGGGAAGATTGCCTGTTGGCGGTTCCTTTTATTCTTCACATGCATATTTTTGGCGAGTGAGGATTCGAGTGCAAATTGCGCCTTATGGCGTGGATAACTCGGAAATCAGACTCTGATTTAttctcttgagtcttgacttctgtttttgaaatttgagaagATTGAACGCTGAAAGAGAAAACCTAGTTTCAGTGATATCTTCTTGGCTGCGTCAAGCTACTGGAAATGTCTGTCCGTTGCCGTGTTCGTCTCCGGGTGACCAAATATTTCTTATCAGGGTCAAGGTAGTACCTCAAGCTCCAAGCTCACGAGGTGCAAAACAAACCACGTATGAATTCCACAAGTTAATTATTAACAACGGTGGTAGGCAATAGCAAGGTGatcatttactttttcttttggttcttcagggATTTTGGAAGGACAAGTAATCCAGCAATGCACCTGCGACAATCTATGAAACTTACAGTCCAACCGGCCAGgtattataaatatgtaatttggTTTCTTAGAAAGGTAATAGTTGGGATATGGTCTTGCTTTggaagtatatatatttttttatttgtatctcttgaacaaatttatttgttttgtctaCACTCTACAGTATATTTATTGATTAGGAGATTCTTATGGAactttaattaaattttgtttaatagcaGTCAAACCTGATGATAACAAAAATCACCAACCTCTACCtacaaatttttatttgtttgtatcTTTTGAACATATTTTTCTGTGTTGTGTATGCTATATGTTCCTCCTGATTAGGAGATTCTTATGGAGACTTCAAATTCTATTTAATAATAGTCCAATCTGATGACAAGAAAGTTCATTAGAAAACAATTTATTATGAACCCACTATTACTGGCTTGGCTCCAAGTGATTAAACAGCTGATAGAAGGGTATGTCGTTTAATCCTGGAGCAGTTACAGGGCTTATGTTACAGCACAGGAAATTTCCCAAAGGGCTCCAAGTGGCTTATCCATCAAATTTCACTAGCTCTTGGGGGCACAAAATTCAGCTGCTTTAACACATTTTAAGgtgattttataatttatacaattAATGGAATGATGTTTTAAGCAATTTCTACTAAGTTGTTTGAGCTACTTCAGGATGCTTTTTCCAGGATAAttatacgagcttttctccACAACAATTGCCACTGTTTCAGTGCATTTGCAAATTTTTGTGATAATTTCTCATAATATATGGTCTTTGACATTATTTTGACTCTGGAAGATAACCAAACAACGGTATCTTCTATTTCTAGTTCCCAGTCAAAACTTGCATATTCTCTCCAAAACATGCATATACCAGGactcaattaattaaacaaGATTGTGAACCATAATCATTCAAATTAGTTTTTAAAAGAttgcacatatataaatataaatataaatataaatataaatatatataactatatatatatatatatatatatatatatatggatggggTAGCATCTAGTCGCTGGAATATTCTTAAGGGTTTCTTTGTAATGCTTAATCTACTTTTTTGTCTCTCTTGCTGTAATTAGTAATAAATTTGCTTTTTCTCATTATAGTTCACTTTTGGTGTTTTTTAATAGTAagggtttcattctcattcctaATTGCATAACTAACTTTCGGGGGACTATTATCAGGCCTGGATAAAGGCCTTGGAGAGAAGGATGAGAGAGAACTTTTTTGAAGCATTTGGAAAGGTCATTGTAGTGTCTGCTTTGGTTGGTGGCTTGGAAACTTATGCTTTGCTCCTTTCATTGGGAAAATGTAACCTCTTAACGCGCTACCACATACATTCGGGGGTCagtaagaaagaacaaaaattacCCTTTTTTGAGACATTGATCCAACTGTAAAATGCTGAGAGATAGACATTAGACAAGACTTTATTGAGTAGAAGCAAGTGAAAAAACATTTAGAAAATATGCTTTGAATATGAAATCAATGGGCATGCTGCGCGCGTGCGTTTTTTATTTGGGGAATATCAGTAGAGTCATGGTGCAGAAAGAGGGAGACTTCCTTTAAGGAATGATGAAAACATGGTGAGTGCACGTTCCGGTTGATCTCTTGGAACCATGAGCCCTGCTCCTCTAACTGTAGCTAACGTCAACCCTTCATATGCAACTACATACCCTCCAACCTGTTGCCATGCAAAGTTTATAATATTTCATGTCACTAATCCAGTGAAGAAGATATAGGGATAACACCTCTTCGAGCTGTTGcttttatttctaaatttagtttttattttccttactcaaaaataaaataaaaatttgttgtTCTGCTGTGAGGAATAATTTTACTTTAGAAAGCTTATGAATTCACATGCCTTTGGCTAACCCGTCatagttattttctttttgttccaaTTTTTAGAGCATGGTTTTTCTCGTCTCAATTGCATATGCCTCTGCAGTGAATACACTGTAAAAGAGTTCCAATGCTGGAATCTTAATCTCCATGAATACATTAGACCCAGTGGTTCTGAGTTAAATGATAGCATGGCTTCAATTTTTTGTAAAACTTCATACACTAGTCTTTGAACAAAAGGACATGTGACGTGTCCACAGATGCATGGTTTTCTGTATCAGCTCAAGCTAGCTCATATAAAAAACTACTGTTCGAATCAAAATTCGTGGAGTTGAACTAACTTGTGGTAGTTATTGTCATTTTTTGGGGCACACTGTTCTGATGTGGAGGGAGGGGATcaaaagaaagcaagaaagaggaaaattgagtcAGTGATATTATATTACTACCTCGTTATTGATGTTCCAAGGATGCCAAGCAGTCTTGATAGGAAGATTGAGGCTGTCTATTGAATACCTGGATGATGTAATTGGCACTTGAGCATCTAGATCTCCGCTGCAAAGGTAATATCCGATTGTTAAAACATTTGTTGACTCATTTCTGAACTTTGCCCTAATATTGTCAATAAATTACCAAATGATAACATTCTTCTTCATTGTATTTACATTAGATGATATGTTTAGTAGTCATAATTTATTTAAGTTTATCATACCTATATATCCACACTCTCATGCCATCCCTCATGAGGTTCTTAATGATGGGTAGGATAGTTGTTGGACTATCAATCCATTTCGTGATTTTTCCGCTGCTCAATCATACATTAGAATATATGTAAGTCATATTCGTATAATTATATCTCAAAATTGGGACATGCTCGAACTGGTGAGTACCTGCAGCCGCTCCATGTTATCTTATTTGTGTGGAGTGCCATTTGCACCTCTGGAGTGTTCAAATAAGACTCGACGTAGAAGTCTGAACAAGGATCATTATCATGGAcctatttaaaagaaatatctTAGACTAATTGGACCTTGTAGGTGTTAATAAAAAGCTATACGAACGTCTTGCAGCTCAAGATTCTAGAATCAAAACTTACTGATGTTAGTATTGGTTTCTAAGAGGAAGACAAATTTAAGATTGCAACTACTTTAAGAAAGTACTAAATGTATCGAAATCTTGGAACACTTACAGAACCGGTTGAGCCTTTCTTCGATGAAGGTTTAAGGCAAAGTGGAGCATAGATATTGTAAATATCAATGTCTCCCGTCTCGTTTGAGGCCTTTTCTGTATAGTACATACATTCATTTGAATATACTTCTTTCGCAAAATCACAATACTGGTGGATGGCTTCAATGGTTTGATCTGAGATCAAGGCATGTGTCCACCAATGATCAAAGATCCCTTTGATGTTCGTATAATCATCAATCCATGCATTTCCGATCTGCATACATATCATCCTAGTTAGGACTGATAAGACAATAATTACTTTTGCCTTTCATATGTAAATTTTTAAGCAAAGAAGATGTCTATTCAAACTTTTTATGAACATACAGCAATGCCTTTGAGATTAATGACAGTTTGTTGCGTGTATTTGTTGTTGAGCATAATGGTATACGCAAGCTGAGGCACATAATGACCAGCATAGCTCTCTCCTGTAATGTAAAAATCTCGGGATTTGTATTGTGGGAACCTTTCAAGCCAGTTGACAAGAAAGGTATAGGCATCAGCTGCGGTAGTTTTATCTCCGGAGCGGTTATAATCAGATCGTGTATTTGAATAAGAAAAGCCTACCCCTGCTGGTGATTCCAAGAATATTACATTTGCCACTGCCATTGATCACAGAAAGAGTGAGTGtgattttctaatattttagaACAAATTATGAATTCGGAGTCTATGCTAGATAAGAAAATTCTCCTTACCGTTGTTCCATGCATAGTCGTTGCGGAACAATGTTTTGCCATCACTATTTACTCTGAAGGGCCCTAGTTCAGTCATTGCTCCATACCCAAATGAAGAACATCCAGGTCCTGTTATCCCAGGTATCATCCATTGACAAAGCTATCAGATTATGAAACTCTACTTCCTTcaacatatgcatatattagTATTCCTCTTTAAAAGACTCGAAAAAGGCTCATGCCAACGGAGTTGGAAATATGTGTTAGACAGATGAAATCTACGATGCTTTTACATGATAATGATGTTCACATCATGTAAAATATGTTACCATAGTATACAGTAAATATAGTTGCTGACAAAGTTAAATTATGCATTTTGACATAACTGCATGATGAAAGGGACAATGATGATAGAATGTCATTAAAGCCTAATACCTCCATTTAACCACAAAACCAATGGCTTGGTCGAAGAGTTTTGTGGGGACTCAACAAAGTAATAAAAGAGTGCTCTGCCCGCTTGTGGATCTACTGTGACATAGCCTGCATACTGCTCAAAATCCACACCAATTGGTTGCCCCGGCAACGCATAAATCTTGTTCAAttgcatcaagccttcttgaggGCCAATGTACACATTGGAGTAGTTTTTTGCGGCATGTAACTCTTGCCAAGGATGTGCAAGAGAACGATATTCTGATCTTTTGAATTCCAGAAATTTGTATAGCGTCTCACCCTGGTTGGCTTCGCAACATATAAGAAAAGCTGCAAGGCAGGAATAGCATAGTAGCCATGTAGAGAGTTTAAGGGTTAGCTTCATCATCTTGATGCCCTCTTACCATGGCACTGCGCTTCATAATTCTATTTATAACAACATAGTATGGCAATAACAAAGTTATTTGATttgtcttttggttcttcagggATTTTTTAAAGGTCAAGTAGTTCAACAATGTGCTGGTGACAATCAACACTCAATGAGACATTGACCAGCTGGCCTGGTATTCAAAAATGTACCTTGGTTTCTTAACAATGTAGTATTTGCCGGATGCTTATTGCTTTGGAAGTATTTAAttactttctcttcttttgtatCTGCCGGACCTGATTACAAGAAAATCACCAGCTTGTGCTgattagaaacaaaaaatattgaaaattttcttaggATTGTTCGACTGCGATCGATTcttaatcaattgtagtatgTGAAGTGGACAAAAGATGGCAGAACAATAACGCCCGAGGTTTTACAAGAAGTCCTAAAACACAAGTTCTGGCTTCTGAGTAACTTCTTGTTTAAGAGGGACCAATTTTAACCACaacttttgttatatatatataccataatAGTATTCCTTGGGTCTGGTGTAAACATTATGCTTCTTTAGGTCAATTTTGACTCGTAGATGTTGAAACGAGATGAACTTTTCTTGTATGTGAATGTGCATGTATACGTAATATCATCCTACTTCCTCCTCGAAACTTATAGGCCATTGATGAATCTTACAGCTGTTGGGAGTTCAAGTAGCAAGATATGAATTAGTTAGCAGTTTAGACGATGTGGGTGAAGAGTTTGAAACTCTATTTGCGCAAAATACCCATGATTTGGCTATCGCATGGCAAGATGGCATGCTCAAGGAGTTGTAGGGCGGAAAGTTTTTGGATACCCTTGTTCTAGTTAAATTGGGCTGGATCGATATTTTTTGGCCCATTACcaatagtttttatttttggtaattgaaGAACCACCCAATGCAACATGCCCTTTGGAGTTTGGAGTTTCAACAGATGAGTGGGCATAAGCTTCGGGCCATCAGAACAGTTCGTAACAAGCTCACGATAGACGAAATTGGATTGAAACCCATGTGGGTGAGATAGGGCTCCTAACCACATCTCGAAAGTGGACAAGCTCATGTAACAAGGAAATACTCTTTGTTGGTTCGAACTCTCGACCTTAACGTCATCCATTTTAAGTCTACAAAAAAGTGTGGTTGTAGTTAGTTTGGCTGTAACTAGTTGTAATTATAGGCTTACAACCCAAATCCCTCCaaataatgtttttattttttgtgttattagaatttaGTGTTTAATGTTTAGGATTTTGGGGTTAGGGTTAAGGATTTATGGTTTAATGTAGTAGTTAGGATTTAAGGTTTAGAATTTGGAGTttaaggtttaggtttaggatttaagatttttttttttgaaaaccttCTATATTCAATATTAGAATGATCAAAATAcacaataacaaaaaaagaaaaaaaaacactaaaaaaaggATTTATGAGTGATaactaaaaaaaagtaataaacgaagttattgaacaagcttgagaaTCCGGGTACGAGGACATGAGCGGAGCCCAATCTGCACTATAGCCTTGTAGGTTCCGTTTATTTGTTAATAAGCTGGGCCAGAACTTGGAGAAGCCCAGTTAGCCCGTTCGCAAAGACATGTAGATTGCCCATTGGCGGTTCCTTATTCTTCATATGTAATTTTGGCGAGCGAGGATTCGAGTGCAAATCGCGCCTCATGGCGTGGATAACTCGAAAATAAGACTGATTCATTCTCTTGActtcaatttttgaaatttgaaaagattGAAACGCTGATAGAAGAAAACCCTAGTTTCAGTGATATCTTCTTGGTTGCGTCAAGCTACTGGAATATCTGTCCGTTGGCATGTTAGTCTCCGAGTGACCAAAGCTTTCTTATCAGTGTTAAGGGTAGTACCTCCGGTTCCAAGCTCACGAGGTGCAAAACAAACCAGGTATGGCTTCGGCAAGTTAATTATTAAGCATTTCAATTGCATCCCTAATTGCATATATAAATTTTGGTAGATTTGATAAGGTCATCGTTAGTTTGGAAACCTATGCTCTGCCCTTTTAACCCATTTGAGTGCCGCTACATACTCCTATCAGTTGCGAAGAAAagatgttactattttaaaacagtgATTAAATGCAATAGATTGACAACTGAGAAGGCTTAAGTGGAGTGAAGAAAtaagtgagaaaaaaaatttcagaaaatCCATTGTGAACAcaactttattttctctcttgctGTAATTAGTGCTTAATgttctttttttcattatagTTCAATTTTGGTGTTTTTTAATAGTAAGGGGTTCATTTTCATTCCTAATTCCATAACTAACTTCTGGAGGGACAATTATCAGCCTGGATAAGGGCCCTGGAGAAGAATGAGGGAGAATTTTTTTGAAGCATTTGGTGAGGTCATTGTAATGTCTGCTTTGGTTGATGGCTTAGAAACTTATGCTTTGTCCCTTTCACTGGGAAAATATAACCTCTTCATATGCTACCATATACGTCGAGGTTCagtaacaaagaaaaaacactaTCTTTTCGAGACATTGATCCAACTGTAAAATGCTAATAGATTGACATTAGACGAGACTTTATTGAGTAGAAGCAAGTGAAAAAACATTTAGGAAATATGCTTGAATATGAAGTCAATGGGCCCGCTGCGCGCGTGCATTTTTATTTGTGGAATATCAGTAGAGTCATGGTGCAGAAGGAGGGAGACTTCCTTCAAGGAATGATGAAAACATGGTGAGCGCACGTTCCGGTTGATCTCTTGGAACCATGTGCCCTGCTCCTCTAACTGTAGCTAATGTCAACCCTTCATATGCAACTACATACCCTCCAACCTGTTGCCATGCAAAGCTTATCATATTTGATGTCACTAATTCAATGAAGAAGATATAAGGATAACACCTCTTCGAACTGTTGCTTTTATttctcagaaaaaaaaaaggatgttcTGCTGTGAGGTATAATTTTACTAATTCACATGCCTTTGGCTAACCAGTCatagttattttctttttgttccaaTTTTCAGAACATTGTTTTCCTCCTCTCAGTTGCATATGCTCCGCAGAGCATGCACTGTGAAAGAGTTCCAATGCTGGAATCTTAACCTCCATAAATACATTAAACCCAGTGGTTCTGAGCTACATGATAGCATGGCTTCAATTTTTTGTAAAACTTCATACACTAGTCTTTGAACAAAAGGACATGTGATTTGTCTACTGATGCAAGGTTTGCTGTATCAGTTCAAGCTGGCGCGTATAAAAAAAACTACTGTTAGAATCATATTTCATGGAGTTGAGCTAGCTTGTGGTAGTTAgtgacattttgtggggcacaCCGTTCTGATGTGGAGGGAGGAGGATcaaaaaaagcaagaaagaagaaaattgagtCGGTGATATTATATTTCTACCTTGTTATTGATGTTCCATGGATGCCAAGCAATCTTGATAGGAAGATTGAGGCTGTCTATTGAATACCTGGATGATGTAATTGGCACTCGAGCATCTAGATCTCCGCTGCAAAGGTAATATCCGATTGTTAAAATATTTGTTGACTCATTTCTGAACTCATCCCTAATATTGTCAATAAATTACCAAATGATAACATTCTTCTTCATTGTATTTAGATTAGATGATATGTGTAGTAGCCAGAATATATTTAAGTCTTCAATGAAGAGTAGGTAAAATTTCTCTAGTCCAAATTTGATTATGCTGAAGTTTCTCATACCTGTATATCCACACTCTCATGCCATCCGTCATGAGGTTCTTGATTATGGGTAGGATAGTTGTTGGGCTATCAATCCATTTCGTGATTTTTCTGCTGCTCAATCATACATTAGAATATATGTTAAGTCATATTCGTAGAATTATATCTCAAAACTGGGACATGCTCGGGCTGGTGAGTACCTGCAGCCGCTCCATATTATCTTATTTGTATGGAGTGCCATTTGCACCTCTGGAGTGTTCAAATAAGACTCGACGTAGAAGTCTGAACAAGGATCATTATCATGGAcctatttaaaagaaatatctTAGACTAATTGGACTTGTAGGTGTTAAAAAGCTACGAACGTCTTCCAGCTCAGGATTCTAGAATCAAAACTTGCTGATGTTAGTATTGGTTGCTAAGAGGAAGACAAACTTTGCAAATGAGGCTTCGAAACCAGTATTAATAACACATCATGTATGAAACTATGGGATGTCATAGGAAGCATGTAATTTTAATGCACCATGTGTTATGTATTTGGAGTGGTAAGATTGCAACAACTTTAAGAAAGTACTAAATGTATCGAAATTTTCGAACACTTACAGAACCGGTTGAGCCTTTCTTCGATGAAGGTTTAAGGCAAAGTGGAGCATAGATATTGTAAATATCAATGTCTCCCGTCTCATTTGAGGCCTTTTCTGTATAGTACATACATTCATTTGAATATACTTCTTTCGCAAAATCACAATACTGGTGGATGGCTTCAATGGTTTGATCTGAGATCAAGGCATGTGTCCACCAATGATCAAAGAGCCCCTTGCTGTCCGTATCATCAACAATCCATGCATTTCCAATCTGCGTACATATCATCTTAGTTAGGACTGATAAGACAATAATTACTTTTGCCTTTCGTATGTAAATTTTTAAGCAAAGAAGACGTCTATTCAAACTTTTTATGAACTTACAGCAATGCCTTTGACATTAATGACAGTTCgttgtgtgtttttgttgttgagCAGAATGGTATACGCAAGCTGAGGCACATAATGACCAGCGTAGCTTTCTCCTGTTATGTAAAAATCTCGGGTTTTGTATTGTGGGAACCTTTCAAGCCAGTTGACAAGAAAGGTGTAGGCATCATATGCGGTACTTTTATCTCCGGTGCTGTTATAATCAGATGGTGTATTTGAATAAGAAAAGCCTACCCCTGCTGGTGATTCCAAGAATATTACATTTGCCACTGCCATTGATCACGCAATCAGTGAGTTTGATTTTCTAATATTGTAGAAACAAATTACGAACACGAAGTTTATGCTAGATAAGAAAATTCTCCTTACCATTGTTCCATGCATAGTCGTTGCGGAACAATGTTTTGCCGTCACTGTTTACTCTGAAAGGCCCTAGTTCAGTCATTGCTCCAAGCCCAAATGAAGAACATCCAGGTCCTGTTATCCCAGGTATCATCCATTGACGAAGCTATCAGATTATGAAACTCTACTTCCTTTcaacatatgcatatattagTATTCCTGTTTAAAAGACTCGAAAAAGGCTCATGCCAATGGAGTTGGAAAATATGATGAAATATACGATGCTTTTACATGATAATGATGTTCACATCATGTAAACTCTGCGGATCATAGTATATAGTAAATATAGTTGCTGAGAAAGTTCAATTATGCATTTTGACATAACTGCATGATGATAGAATGTCATTAAAGCCTATTACCTCCATTTAACCACAAAACCAATGGCTTCGTCGAAGAGTTTTGTGGGGACTCAGCAAAGTAATAAAAAAGTGATCTGCCTGCTTGTGGATCTACTGTGACATAGCCTGCATACTGCTCAAAATCCACACCA belongs to Tripterygium wilfordii isolate XIE 37 chromosome 2, ASM1340144v1, whole genome shotgun sequence and includes:
- the LOC120010946 gene encoding serine carboxypeptidase 1-like → MDDVKVESSNQQRVFPCYMSLSTFEMWLGALSHPHGFQSNFVYRELVTNCSDGPKLMPTHLLKLQTPKGMLHWVVLQLPKIKTIGPADTKEEKVIKYFQSNKHPANTTLLRNQAFLICCEANQGETLYKFLEFKRSEYRSLAHPWQELHAAKNYSNVYIGPQEGLMQLNKIYALPGQPIGVDFEQYAGYVTVDPQAGRALFYYFVESPQNSSTKPLVLWLNGGPGCSSFGYGAMTELGPFRVNSDGKTLFRNDYAWNNVANVIFLESPAGVGFSYSNTRSDYNRSGDKTTAADAYTFLVNWLERFPQYKSRDFYITGESYAGHYVPQLAYTIMLNNKYTQQTVINLKGIAIGNAWIDDYTNIKGIFDHWWTHALISDQTIEAIHQYCDFAKEVYSNECMYYTEKASNETGDIDIYNIYAPLCLKPSSKKGSTGSVHDNDPCSDFYVESYLNTPEVQMALHTNKITWSGCSGKITKWIDSPTTILPIIKNLMRDGMRVWIYSGDLDAQVPITSSRYSIDSLNLPIKTAWHPWNINNEVGGYVVAYEGLTLATVRGAGLMVPRDQPERALTMFSSFLKGSLPLSAP
- the LOC120010955 gene encoding serine carboxypeptidase 1-like, with translation MMKLTLKLSTWLLCYSCLAAFLICCEANQGETLYKFLESKRSEYPPLAHPWQELHAAKNYSNVYIGPQEGLMQLDKIYALPGQPIGVDFEQYAGYVTVDPQAGRSLFYYFAESPQNSSTKPLVLWLNGGPGCSSFGLGAMTELGPFRVNSDGKTLFRNDYAWNNVANVIFLESPAGVGFSYSNTPSDYNSTGDKSTAYDAYTFLVNWLERFPQYKTRDFYITGESYAGHYVPQLAYTILLNNKNTQRTVINVKGIAIGNAWIVDDTDSKGLFDHWWTHALISDQTIEAIHQYCDFAKEVYSNECMYYTEKASNETGDIDIYNIYAPLCLKPSSKKGSTGSVHDNDPCSDFYVESYLNTPEVQMALHTNKIIWSGCSRKITKWIDSPTTILPIIKNLMTDGMRVWIYSGDLDARVPITSSRYSIDSLNLPIKIAWHPWNINNKVGGYVVAYEGLTLATVRGAGHMVPRDQPERALTMFSSFLEGSLPPSAP